Proteins encoded together in one Psychrobacter sp. 28M-43 window:
- the plsB gene encoding glycerol-3-phosphate 1-O-acyltransferase PlsB, whose product MIPKFLKKRIFKAPVATDRASETDTAETDGNAVVTKPYSNAPINQLYRKLSGQMLDIAVKPKLLGELPEFDNDDQTLRFYVLQDYSRSNSILIDLQTQEHNLPPALVGVNDAAHNIKENAAIIFLNHPSAKDSQLSPRLSRLVSAVLQYPELKVRLVPVSILWGRAPEKEDSLFKLLTADNWQDPSITKQLFNIGVMGRDTFVQFHPPQDLRTIINDNLKGDVEGPATFDSVATDALKADLTTADSVDTESTVTNSDAAADAEQAPSYALVASADSNRELVRMLQQQLSLYLDKQRASMLGPDLSDRRNLVDKLVYSPAIKHAIEMEAAEKGTSVREARSQARGYANEMVNDYSHSIIRGFYKFLTWLWTQLYDGVEVHHFERVRDLATDYELIYVPCHRSHVDYLLLSYVIYKRGLSIPYVAAGDNLDVPVLGPLLRGAVAFYIRRSFRGNALYTAVLREYMHTLITRNTPIEYFIEGGRSRSGRLLPPKMGMLAMTVHSQLRQTNKPVVFIPTYIGYERIMEGGTYVGELKGKPKESESLIGLLKVGRKIERIFGNVHLSFGTPLHLSDFMTKFDVPANSLPSDRTDSPLDEKTSAMVDNIGVKVMQHINKAAVVTPVSLLSLVLLSAPKAALDENICREQIALYQGLAQQLVYSDDTVITDMTPQQIIDYGIKLKLIERTPHILGDIIQVAGKQAALLSYFRNNILHVFILLSFLSALVARNGRIKRSRLDSIAEQLYPFLQSELFLYYPAHGLADTLNKKVDNLLSHGLIVDLGDDTLSVPESNSKHYQQLQVLATPVGQSLERYFMTLALLAQQGSGNLTENEVVDLCHLLGQRLSVLYADDIPDFFDRALFTSFISALTRLDYLQKDDETGILTFDHRINDIAHHAKYVLTPDMMQILQQVASLDEEEITHAITEISNKKQRKFGRKR is encoded by the coding sequence ATGATACCGAAGTTCCTAAAAAAACGGATTTTTAAAGCTCCAGTCGCGACTGACCGTGCGTCTGAAACTGACACTGCTGAAACTGATGGCAATGCAGTCGTTACTAAGCCTTATTCTAATGCACCGATCAATCAGCTGTATCGTAAGCTGTCAGGTCAGATGCTCGATATCGCCGTAAAACCTAAGCTATTAGGCGAGCTACCTGAGTTCGACAATGATGATCAGACGCTAAGGTTTTATGTACTGCAGGACTACTCTCGTTCCAACAGTATTCTGATTGACTTGCAGACGCAAGAGCACAACTTACCGCCAGCATTGGTTGGAGTAAATGATGCCGCCCATAATATTAAAGAAAATGCGGCCATCATATTTTTGAATCACCCAAGTGCCAAAGACAGCCAATTGTCTCCTCGCCTTTCTCGCTTGGTTTCAGCTGTACTGCAATATCCGGAGCTAAAGGTACGTCTGGTACCAGTATCGATTCTGTGGGGACGTGCACCTGAAAAAGAAGATTCGTTATTTAAGCTACTGACTGCTGACAACTGGCAAGATCCTAGCATTACTAAGCAATTATTTAATATCGGGGTGATGGGCCGCGACACTTTTGTACAGTTTCACCCACCGCAAGACTTACGTACCATTATCAATGATAATCTCAAAGGCGACGTGGAAGGACCTGCTACCTTTGACTCAGTTGCTACAGATGCCCTTAAAGCAGATTTAACAACGGCGGATTCAGTCGATACAGAGTCAACTGTCACTAACAGTGATGCCGCAGCTGACGCTGAGCAAGCACCAAGCTATGCACTAGTCGCATCGGCCGATAGTAATCGTGAACTGGTTCGTATGTTACAGCAGCAACTGTCGCTTTATTTAGACAAGCAGCGCGCCAGTATGCTTGGCCCAGATCTATCAGATAGACGCAACTTGGTAGACAAACTGGTGTACTCGCCAGCGATTAAGCATGCGATCGAGATGGAAGCGGCAGAAAAAGGGACTAGCGTTCGAGAAGCTCGCAGTCAGGCCAGAGGCTATGCTAATGAGATGGTCAACGACTACTCTCATTCCATTATTAGAGGCTTTTATAAATTTCTGACATGGTTGTGGACGCAGTTATATGACGGCGTAGAAGTCCATCATTTCGAGCGAGTACGTGACCTTGCGACCGATTATGAGCTGATTTATGTGCCTTGTCATCGCAGCCATGTCGACTATCTATTACTATCTTATGTCATCTACAAACGCGGCCTGAGTATCCCTTATGTTGCAGCAGGTGATAACTTAGATGTACCTGTATTAGGCCCACTATTACGCGGTGCCGTTGCTTTTTATATTCGTCGTAGCTTCCGTGGTAACGCACTATATACCGCAGTATTGCGCGAATATATGCATACCCTTATCACGCGCAACACCCCGATTGAATACTTTATTGAAGGTGGTCGCTCACGTTCAGGTCGCCTGCTACCGCCAAAAATGGGTATGCTAGCGATGACCGTCCATAGCCAACTACGCCAAACTAATAAGCCTGTAGTATTTATACCGACTTATATTGGTTACGAGCGTATTATGGAAGGCGGCACTTATGTCGGTGAGCTAAAAGGTAAACCAAAAGAATCAGAGTCTTTAATCGGACTGCTCAAAGTTGGCCGCAAAATCGAACGTATCTTTGGTAATGTGCACTTGAGCTTTGGTACACCGTTGCACCTTAGCGATTTTATGACAAAATTTGATGTGCCAGCCAATAGCTTGCCATCTGATCGTACTGACTCGCCGCTCGATGAAAAAACCAGTGCTATGGTTGATAACATTGGTGTGAAAGTCATGCAGCATATCAATAAAGCTGCAGTAGTAACCCCTGTATCCTTATTATCATTGGTTCTACTCTCGGCACCGAAAGCGGCATTGGATGAAAATATCTGCCGTGAGCAAATCGCTTTGTATCAAGGTCTGGCTCAGCAGTTGGTCTACTCAGATGATACGGTTATCACTGACATGACGCCGCAGCAAATCATTGATTATGGTATTAAGCTAAAACTTATTGAGCGTACGCCGCATATCTTGGGCGATATCATTCAGGTCGCAGGTAAGCAAGCAGCATTACTTAGCTACTTCCGCAACAACATTTTGCATGTCTTTATCCTGCTGTCGTTCCTGTCTGCGCTAGTCGCACGCAATGGACGTATCAAACGCAGCCGTCTCGATAGTATCGCTGAGCAGTTATATCCGTTCTTACAAAGTGAGCTGTTCTTGTATTATCCAGCACATGGCTTGGCTGATACGCTCAATAAGAAAGTTGATAATCTGCTGTCTCATGGACTCATCGTTGACTTGGGTGATGATACGCTCAGTGTTCCTGAGTCTAATAGCAAGCACTATCAGCAGCTGCAAGTACTGGCGACTCCAGTTGGACAAAGCCTTGAGCGTTACTTTATGACGCTTGCTTTACTTGCTCAGCAAGGATCTGGCAATTTAACTGAAAACGAAGTTGTGGACCTGTGTCATCTGCTTGGGCAGCGTTTGTCTGTGCTCTATGCAGATGATATTCCCGATTTCTTTGACCGCGCCTTGTTTACCAGTTTCATTAGTGCGTTGACTCGTCTTGACTATCTACAAAAAGATGATGAAACAGGCATATTGACTTTCGATCATCGTATTAATGACATCGCTCATCATGCTAAGTACGTACTAACGCCTGATATGATGCAAATCTTGCAGCAAGTTGCTAGTTTGGATGAAGAAGAAATCACTCACGCCATTACTGAGATTAGTAATAAAAAGCAGCGTAAGTTTGGGCGTAAGCGTTAA
- the ybaK gene encoding Cys-tRNA(Pro) deacylase, giving the protein MTPAIDLAKKRNLDYQIHEYTHDSNAASFGLEAAEKLGVAVTQVFKTLVVTTDTGVLAVAILPVDKTLNFKKMAKALSSNKLLSCKKVQMADPKQVERSTGYVLGGVSPLGQKKRLKTVIDSTAQDQATVYVSGGRRGLEIELPPAQLAATLDACFSDITDE; this is encoded by the coding sequence ATGACTCCAGCTATCGATCTTGCCAAAAAACGTAACCTTGATTACCAAATACACGAGTATACTCACGACAGCAATGCTGCATCTTTTGGTTTAGAAGCCGCAGAAAAGCTCGGCGTAGCGGTGACACAGGTGTTCAAAACTTTAGTAGTGACCACCGATACTGGCGTACTGGCTGTGGCGATATTGCCAGTCGATAAGACACTTAATTTTAAAAAAATGGCTAAGGCTTTATCTTCTAATAAATTGCTATCTTGCAAAAAAGTGCAGATGGCTGACCCCAAACAAGTAGAGCGCAGCACGGGCTATGTATTGGGCGGTGTCAGTCCACTGGGTCAAAAGAAGCGACTAAAAACCGTGATAGATAGCACAGCTCAAGATCAGGCCACAGTCTATGTAAGTGGGGGTCGCCGTGGTCTGGAGATTGAATTGCCGCCTGCACAGTTGGCTGCAACGCTTGATGCTTGCTTTAGTGACATTACTGATGAATAA
- a CDS encoding 5-carboxymethyl-2-hydroxymuconate Delta-isomerase produces MPHLTIQVTPNVSIAHEESLLKSLNKALWDSGQFKLPTDIKARIVPIKSFLVGVEDDEQANGFIYAHLKLMSGRDTVTRDQLAELLVAAIEEKIGAEQSGRAALQICVEVEEISAVYHKKILGS; encoded by the coding sequence ATGCCACATTTAACCATTCAAGTAACACCCAACGTCAGTATCGCTCACGAAGAATCACTGCTCAAATCGTTAAACAAGGCGTTATGGGATAGCGGTCAGTTTAAGCTGCCTACTGATATCAAAGCCCGCATTGTGCCTATTAAGTCATTTCTAGTTGGTGTTGAAGACGATGAACAGGCCAATGGATTTATTTATGCTCACCTAAAGCTGATGAGCGGACGCGATACGGTCACTCGTGACCAGTTGGCTGAACTGTTGGTCGCTGCTATCGAGGAAAAAATAGGCGCAGAGCAGTCAGGACGTGCAGCATTGCAGATATGTGTAGAAGTTGAAGAGATAAGTGCTGTCTATCATAAGAAGATACTTGGTAGCTAA
- a CDS encoding acyl-CoA dehydrogenase C-terminal domain-containing protein produces MLTYKAPLRDIKFLINDVFDYQTHYKSLDNGENADPETVDMILQGMADFAENVIAPLYQSGGEEGCHFEDGVVTTPKGFKEAYDQFVEGGWQGISYPEEFGGMNLPTSINLIKAEMIGTANWSWSMYPGLSTGCINTLLQYGTDEQKALYLPKLVEGSWAGTMCLTEPQCGTDLGQVKSKAIPQDDGTYKISGTKIFISSGEHDLTDNIVHIVLARLPNAPEGTRGISLFIVPKFTPNAEGEAGERNAVVCGSIEHKMGISASSTCVLNFDGAVGYLIGEPHKGLKAMFTFMNTARIGTGIQGLAHTELSFQNALPYAKERRSMRTLSGTKDPEKVADAIIHHADVRRMLLTQKAFAEGGRSMIYHSARYADKMAQGIVNGDDEEFEKWDDKLGFYTPILKGFLTELGIEAAKHGQQVYGGHGYIKEWGMEMIARDARIATMYEGTTGVQALDLLGRKVILQSKGKIIRDYTSSIMKWCGEYALDKEMRKFVWALTKLCAEWNTLTVRLMLMARKDREIISAASEDFLMYSGYVMMGYHWARMAAVAYEKLETGGTEAPEFYKAKIQTAEFYFDKLLPRTSGHAEAMVAPSESMTSMEIDHFAFLD; encoded by the coding sequence ATGTTAACTTACAAAGCCCCCTTACGTGATATCAAATTTTTGATTAATGATGTATTTGACTATCAAACGCATTATAAAAGCTTAGACAACGGCGAAAACGCTGATCCTGAAACTGTAGACATGATTCTACAAGGTATGGCTGATTTTGCTGAAAACGTCATTGCCCCGCTCTATCAATCAGGTGGTGAAGAAGGCTGTCATTTTGAAGATGGCGTCGTGACCACGCCAAAGGGCTTCAAAGAGGCTTATGACCAGTTCGTAGAAGGCGGCTGGCAAGGTATCTCATATCCTGAAGAATTCGGTGGTATGAATCTGCCAACGTCAATCAACCTTATTAAAGCTGAAATGATCGGTACTGCTAACTGGTCATGGTCGATGTATCCTGGTCTATCAACAGGTTGTATCAACACATTGCTTCAGTACGGTACTGACGAGCAAAAAGCACTGTATTTACCTAAGTTGGTCGAAGGCTCATGGGCAGGTACCATGTGTCTGACTGAACCACAATGTGGTACGGATTTGGGTCAAGTTAAATCAAAAGCCATTCCACAAGATGACGGCACCTATAAAATCAGCGGTACCAAAATCTTTATCTCAAGCGGTGAGCATGACTTAACAGATAACATCGTCCATATCGTTCTAGCACGCCTACCAAATGCACCAGAAGGCACACGCGGTATCTCACTGTTTATCGTACCTAAGTTCACGCCGAATGCTGAAGGTGAAGCTGGCGAGCGCAATGCCGTCGTTTGTGGTTCAATTGAGCACAAAATGGGCATCAGCGCATCTTCGACATGTGTATTGAACTTTGATGGCGCAGTCGGCTACTTGATTGGCGAACCGCATAAAGGCCTAAAAGCTATGTTTACTTTTATGAACACGGCTCGTATCGGTACTGGTATCCAAGGTCTGGCGCATACTGAATTATCTTTCCAAAACGCCTTGCCATATGCTAAAGAACGCCGTTCTATGCGTACGCTATCTGGTACTAAAGATCCTGAAAAGGTAGCTGATGCTATTATCCATCATGCCGACGTACGCCGTATGCTACTGACGCAAAAAGCCTTTGCTGAAGGCGGTCGCTCAATGATTTATCATTCAGCACGTTATGCTGACAAAATGGCACAAGGTATCGTCAATGGCGATGACGAAGAGTTCGAAAAATGGGACGACAAATTGGGCTTCTATACGCCAATTCTAAAAGGCTTCTTAACTGAGCTAGGTATCGAAGCTGCTAAGCATGGTCAGCAAGTCTATGGTGGTCACGGCTACATCAAAGAATGGGGCATGGAGATGATCGCTCGTGATGCTCGTATTGCGACGATGTACGAAGGGACTACTGGCGTACAAGCACTTGATCTACTAGGTCGTAAAGTTATCTTACAGTCTAAAGGTAAGATTATCCGTGACTACACCTCTAGCATCATGAAATGGTGTGGCGAGTACGCACTCGATAAAGAAATGCGTAAATTTGTTTGGGCACTGACAAAACTATGTGCTGAGTGGAACACCTTGACGGTACGCTTGATGCTGATGGCACGTAAAGATCGTGAAATCATCTCAGCAGCGTCAGAGGACTTCCTAATGTACTCAGGCTACGTAATGATGGGTTATCATTGGGCGCGTATGGCAGCTGTCGCTTATGAAAAGTTAGAAACCGGCGGCACAGAAGCACCAGAATTCTACAAAGCAAAAATTCAGACTGCTGAATTCTACTTTGATAAGTTGCTACCACGTACTTCTGGTCACGCAGAAGCGATGGTTGCCCCAAGCGAAAGCATGACATCAATGGAAATCGATCACTTTGCTTTCTTAGATTAA
- a CDS encoding FUSC family protein, translating into MSTSKKQQRASWLSALLTRIKWLIDGELNHLLTVNRSQRPWHMPIIAAIAISFPVFVGAYFGDLSSGIKASLGSMIILNLPFTGGLPHRLVTVMAWGFAMILSFALGLIAQLMPVLRLPVFMLIGISVVMLGRYYRQPPPAGLFVLMAGAIALFIPVPIDQVLSAIGLVILGSGSSMLLALLYSLFLLATRPVASVPVYDYQPDMISDSLIVVSFVSLALVVAVLLELPYPYWAAMSCFIIIQGMQLRTMWIKQLHRLLGTLVGMGVAGWMLSWGLSGWGIAIAILCMMFLIESFVDRHYGLAVIFITPLTIFIAEYGSTMSVPPVAGDVIQARMIDTALGCVIGLSGGLAIHSTRLRVPLRRFENWLLLRAS; encoded by the coding sequence ATGAGTACCTCAAAAAAGCAACAGCGAGCCTCTTGGTTAAGCGCACTATTAACTCGTATCAAGTGGTTAATCGATGGTGAGCTGAATCATTTACTCACAGTCAATCGCAGTCAGCGACCATGGCATATGCCCATCATCGCGGCGATTGCGATTAGCTTTCCGGTGTTTGTAGGGGCTTATTTTGGTGACTTGTCTTCAGGTATCAAAGCATCGCTAGGCTCGATGATTATTCTAAACCTACCATTTACAGGCGGGCTACCACATCGGCTAGTGACGGTCATGGCTTGGGGGTTTGCGATGATACTCAGCTTTGCACTGGGGCTGATCGCGCAGCTGATGCCAGTGTTGCGGCTGCCTGTGTTTATGCTGATTGGGATTAGCGTGGTGATGTTAGGTCGTTATTATCGGCAACCACCACCCGCAGGATTATTTGTGTTGATGGCGGGTGCGATTGCGTTGTTTATCCCTGTCCCGATTGATCAAGTGCTCTCAGCGATTGGGCTTGTAATATTGGGTAGTGGCTCCTCGATGTTGCTAGCGCTACTCTATAGTTTGTTCTTATTGGCGACGCGTCCTGTTGCTTCTGTACCTGTCTATGACTATCAGCCTGATATGATTAGCGATAGTCTTATCGTAGTAAGTTTCGTCAGTTTGGCTTTGGTCGTCGCCGTTCTGTTAGAGCTGCCTTATCCATACTGGGCAGCGATGAGCTGCTTTATTATCATCCAAGGTATGCAGCTACGGACCATGTGGATCAAGCAGTTGCATCGATTATTGGGTACGTTAGTTGGCATGGGAGTGGCGGGCTGGATGCTGTCTTGGGGACTATCAGGATGGGGCATTGCTATCGCGATACTGTGTATGATGTTTTTGATTGAGTCATTTGTGGATCGGCATTATGGACTGGCGGTGATATTTATCACGCCGCTGACGATATTTATCGCTGAGTATGGTAGTACGATGTCAGTGCCACCAGTCGCTGGAGACGTTATCCAAGCGCGTATGATTGATACGGCGCTCGGTTGCGTGATTGGATTGAGCGGTGGTCTAGCGATACACTCTACGCGATTGCGTGTACCGCTGCGCCGTTTTGAAAATTGGCTATTACTACGTGCTAGTTAA
- the aroE gene encoding shikimate dehydrogenase → MTQHFIVIGNPIAHSKSPEIHKQFAIQAGIDISYQRQYCPDDAASFTAVVEAFFCGGGMGANVTVPFKQVAYDCCAARGGLSEHAKTAGAVNTLLLNKTLLESGVPITEALYGDNTDGQGLINHIMSMDWPLTDARMALIGAGGAARGVILPLFEAGIGSLTIANRTLSKAADLVNELSAASSIIDNQNIEVCATNELSGAFDIVINATSIGLSGDTLPLDDALNCQYAYDMMYGRPLPFLQHFAARGAQTSEGYGMLIGQAALSFERWTGHTIDVAQATTALNKDR, encoded by the coding sequence ATGACCCAACACTTTATCGTTATTGGCAATCCAATCGCCCATAGTAAATCTCCTGAGATTCATAAGCAGTTTGCTATACAAGCAGGGATTGATATTAGCTATCAGCGTCAGTACTGCCCTGATGATGCCGCCAGTTTTACGGCTGTCGTTGAGGCGTTTTTTTGCGGTGGCGGTATGGGCGCTAACGTGACAGTTCCTTTTAAACAAGTCGCTTATGATTGCTGTGCGGCGCGTGGTGGCTTATCAGAACATGCCAAGACGGCAGGCGCGGTCAATACGTTACTGTTAAATAAAACACTATTAGAAAGCGGCGTACCAATCACCGAAGCACTCTATGGTGATAACACGGATGGACAAGGACTTATCAATCACATTATGAGTATGGACTGGCCACTGACCGATGCTCGTATGGCGCTAATAGGTGCAGGCGGTGCCGCTCGTGGCGTAATATTGCCATTATTTGAAGCGGGTATTGGCTCTCTCACGATTGCCAATCGCACCCTGTCTAAGGCAGCCGATTTGGTAAATGAGCTAAGCGCGGCCAGCTCAATAATCGATAACCAAAACATCGAGGTTTGCGCGACCAATGAACTCAGTGGCGCTTTTGACATTGTTATTAATGCCACCTCTATTGGCTTGTCAGGTGATACGTTACCGCTAGATGATGCTCTAAACTGTCAGTACGCTTACGACATGATGTATGGACGTCCGCTGCCATTCTTACAGCATTTTGCCGCTCGCGGCGCACAGACCTCTGAAGGCTACGGTATGCTTATCGGTCAGGCCGCTTTAAGTTTTGAGCGTTGGACTGGGCATACTATCGATGTCGCACAAGCGACAACAGCGCTAAATAAAGACCGTTAA
- a CDS encoding aminotransferase class IV produces MTDTMSVPNGWVCLYPQDSSVTDDSSLTEDDRATSQTVTMSLDNRGLAYADGFFTTMGVIDGLILWSDYHYQRLVSHAEALQLNIDSEELLAVLQLYAQQLEQGMLKLVVTRAAQDVRGYGYAPNANGSDCEIWLKATAMRVSTALQLSLPDGNLVPIQPNASAICLSSQIACLPPPLAGLKSLNRLDNVLASGELQRIKAEPLASKLASTLSEGLLRDMSGQWVEGTMSNVFYQLAEAPLSEPKTSSSIHKDDENYLITGQWYTPSMAQSGVAGVMRQVIIDALSPTQYPVIIRSLQDEDLPELTQLFFCNALRGIMPMSSLTLLSGDVVDFESV; encoded by the coding sequence ATGACCGATACGATGTCAGTGCCAAACGGCTGGGTGTGTCTGTACCCTCAAGACAGCAGTGTGACCGATGACAGTAGTTTGACCGAAGATGATAGGGCAACCAGCCAAACGGTAACGATGTCTTTAGATAATCGCGGGCTGGCATACGCTGACGGTTTTTTTACCACCATGGGCGTCATTGATGGATTGATACTATGGTCAGACTATCATTATCAGCGGCTTGTCTCTCATGCTGAAGCCTTGCAGCTGAATATAGACAGCGAAGAGCTATTAGCCGTACTGCAACTGTATGCCCAGCAGTTAGAGCAGGGTATGCTAAAGCTAGTAGTCACCCGCGCTGCGCAGGATGTGCGCGGTTATGGCTATGCACCTAATGCAAATGGTAGCGACTGTGAGATATGGTTAAAGGCTACGGCAATGAGAGTTTCTACTGCGCTGCAATTGTCTTTGCCTGATGGAAACTTAGTACCTATCCAACCTAATGCTTCGGCAATATGTTTGTCTTCTCAGATTGCTTGCTTACCGCCACCGTTGGCAGGTCTCAAGAGCCTTAATCGTTTAGATAATGTTCTCGCTAGTGGTGAGCTACAACGGATAAAAGCTGAGCCATTGGCATCAAAGCTTGCTTCAACACTTAGTGAAGGACTGCTACGTGATATGAGCGGGCAGTGGGTTGAGGGTACGATGAGTAATGTATTCTATCAATTGGCAGAAGCACCACTATCAGAACCCAAAACTAGCTCTAGTATTCACAAAGATGATGAGAACTACCTAATCACTGGCCAGTGGTACACGCCTTCTATGGCTCAATCGGGTGTCGCTGGCGTCATGCGTCAGGTAATTATAGATGCACTATCTCCGACACAATATCCAGTCATAATCAGGTCGCTACAAGATGAGGATTTACCTGAACTAACGCAGCTCTTCTTTTGCAATGCACTGCGCGGTATCATGCCAATGAGCAGTCTGACGTTATTGTCAGGTGATGTTGTGGATTTTGAATCCGTTTAG
- a CDS encoding DNA-methyltransferase produces MESHSFFNSTNLDFSLLKGDCLTVIPQLDNNVDMVFADPPYFLSNDGLTVKNGKVQSVNKGQWDKLVSDNDAYVFTYEWLSAVREKMADNATLWVSGTHHNIFTLGRILPQLGFKILNVITWEKTNPPPNFSCRFFTHSTEFIIWARKHPKVPHYFDYDLMKRLNNDKQMKDVWRLPAIAKWEKSCGKHPTQKPLALLAQIILASTKKNAVVLDPFSGSATTGIASNVLGRQFIGIEQEAEYLQLSQARYEDLQQEGRKEFFKQHFYRLLNKESNS; encoded by the coding sequence ATGGAAAGTCACTCGTTTTTTAATAGTACTAATTTAGATTTTAGCTTACTGAAAGGTGACTGCTTAACTGTTATCCCTCAGTTAGATAATAATGTAGATATGGTCTTTGCCGATCCACCTTATTTTTTGTCCAATGATGGTCTGACAGTGAAAAACGGTAAAGTCCAGTCAGTCAATAAAGGTCAATGGGACAAGCTTGTCAGTGACAATGATGCTTACGTATTTACCTACGAATGGCTGTCTGCTGTACGAGAAAAAATGGCAGATAATGCGACCTTATGGGTCAGTGGTACACACCATAATATTTTTACCTTAGGACGTATTTTACCGCAGCTTGGTTTTAAGATACTTAATGTTATAACTTGGGAAAAAACCAATCCACCACCCAACTTTTCTTGTCGGTTTTTTACTCATTCTACAGAATTTATTATTTGGGCAAGAAAACATCCTAAAGTACCGCACTACTTCGATTACGATTTGATGAAGAGACTCAATAACGATAAGCAAATGAAAGATGTGTGGCGCTTGCCAGCAATTGCTAAGTGGGAAAAATCTTGTGGTAAGCACCCTACGCAAAAACCTTTGGCTTTACTAGCTCAAATTATTTTAGCTTCTACTAAGAAAAATGCAGTGGTTCTCGACCCTTTTTCTGGCTCTGCGACGACAGGTATTGCAAGTAATGTCTTAGGAAGGCAGTTTATTGGTATTGAACAGGAAGCTGAATACCTACAACTTAGCCAAGCGCGTTACGAAGACCTACAACAAGAAGGAAGAAAAGAGTTTTTCAAACAGCATTTCTATCGTTTATTGAATAAAGAGAGTAACAGCTAA
- a CDS encoding helix-turn-helix domain-containing protein encodes MKKLILVKFGKRIRELRRRRELSQKQLGELTGFHYNYVGMIERGERNPSLENIAVFANAFEISLSELFTFEVV; translated from the coding sequence ATGAAAAAATTAATTCTAGTTAAGTTTGGCAAAAGAATTCGTGAGTTACGTAGAAGGCGTGAGTTAAGTCAAAAGCAGTTGGGTGAATTGACAGGCTTCCATTACAACTACGTGGGCATGATAGAGAGGGGTGAACGCAATCCATCATTAGAAAACATAGCAGTGTTTGCTAATGCATTTGAGATAAGTTTGTCGGAATTATTTACATTTGAGGTTGTTTAA
- a CDS encoding DNA adenine methylase: MAKPFVKWVGGKGQLIPEITQRLPEYVKNGLPYIYVEPFSGSAALALHLLDSEHPPTAVILNDINTDLVNLYNVIKSYPHELLACLKVIQSEYDQLEDKEAKQPYYYAKRDEFNTRQASDIEHAGLFIFLNRAGFNGLYRVNSKNKFNVPIGSYKKPNFVFEDTILKASEVLSKVEVYNQSYEDTLAHLEQSNKDNLPALFYFDPPYKPLSESSSFTSYSKDSFNDEEQEKLKSFCDLIDKRGYQWLLSNSDTTNLDAENMFFDTLYSDYKIERVKASRSINSKGSKRGQINELLIRNY; this comes from the coding sequence ATGGCAAAACCATTTGTAAAGTGGGTGGGCGGTAAAGGCCAATTAATACCAGAGATCACTCAACGCTTACCTGAATATGTAAAAAATGGCCTGCCATATATCTATGTCGAGCCTTTTAGTGGTAGTGCTGCATTGGCATTACATCTTTTAGATAGTGAGCATCCTCCTACTGCAGTTATCTTAAACGATATAAACACTGACCTCGTTAACCTTTATAACGTTATAAAGTCTTACCCTCATGAACTATTAGCATGTCTAAAAGTAATTCAATCAGAATATGACCAACTTGAAGACAAGGAAGCGAAGCAACCTTATTATTATGCTAAACGCGACGAGTTTAATACTCGGCAAGCTAGTGACATTGAGCATGCTGGTCTATTTATCTTTCTAAATCGTGCAGGATTTAATGGTCTATATAGAGTAAATAGCAAGAACAAATTTAATGTTCCTATTGGTAGCTATAAAAAACCTAATTTTGTTTTCGAAGACACTATCTTAAAAGCATCAGAAGTATTGAGTAAGGTAGAGGTATACAATCAAAGTTATGAAGATACACTCGCTCATTTGGAGCAATCAAACAAAGACAACTTACCTGCTTTGTTTTATTTTGATCCACCTTATAAACCTTTAAGTGAGTCTTCTAGCTTTACGTCTTATTCTAAAGATAGCTTCAATGATGAAGAGCAAGAAAAGCTAAAGTCTTTCTGTGATTTAATAGATAAAAGAGGTTACCAGTGGCTGCTTAGTAACTCTGATACTACAAACCTTGACGCAGAAAATATGTTCTTTGACACTCTATATTCAGACTATAAAATAGAGAGAGTCAAAGCTAGTCGAAGTATTAACTCAAAAGGTTCAAAACGTGGTCAAATTAATGAGTTACTGATTAGGAATTACTGA